A window from Triplophysa dalaica isolate WHDGS20190420 chromosome 3, ASM1584641v1, whole genome shotgun sequence encodes these proteins:
- the arhgef4 gene encoding uncharacterized protein arhgef4 isoform X5 — protein sequence MRKVAVGMPNRDCEHRDMAQAPALEESGNEVLEDGESLQEDCNEQQDHQERSEMVLEATRDTTEEYFETHSWHSDTFSDLSHETEDCCWKPLSSEAHSCSVGCLESHSPCFKLSSSIRERDPSSAEMHQTVFDSSHRAVDRNKSQIENSEMIHVGEDDTGKSDAKECEDIYCNLPAGSGPDSFADDLSHIASPLLASEDLLESQILGVQSWNEPIIPLMDSGAVHSPVGDSADGKSQSDQISINKTLSDHKVPQLMTSNKNNLQLKDNDTIKLTYNGTAVEDSDTKQLNGHEPNLQNSEMSLTVAQLPSVDTTLSESTEATEETAEKSVEHNGIQSQVSMEHHQAEATLHQSQPEDSKRHTHPQVSAEHQKAQDLNEHSQSEGSPEHSQSETLVENCPSQDFIENSRTETLVEHCQSLELMKYFQSEATEDISQSQPSLEQSQSETSVENSQSQDSKEHSQSQSSLEHSQSQSSLEHSQSQCSLEHSHSEASVENSQSPDSKEHSQSQSSLEHSQSQSSLEHSQSQCSLEHSHSEASVENSQSPDSKEHSQSQSSLEHSQSQGSLEHSHSEASVKNSQSQDSKEHSQPQGSLEHRHSEDTVESSQSQVTLEQRHSEPPEENSQSQALLERSQPQSSLEHNHSEASVENCQSQALKEHTKSQASLEHSYSEDTVESSQSQATLEHGHSEASEENSQSQDSKYHSQPHGSLEHRHSEPPEENSQSQSLLELSQPQSSLEHNHSEASVENCQSQALKEHTKSQASLEHSQSEDTVESSQSQASLEHSQSEDTVESSQSQDSKEHGHSEASVKNCQSHDSKEHSQPQGPLEYSYSEDTVESSQSQASLEHSQSEDTVENCQSQVLKEHTKSQASLEHSHSEDMVESSQSKATLEHGHSEASEENRQSQDSKEHSQPHGSLEHRHSEETVESSQSQATLEHRHSEAPEENCQVEFLLEHSQPQSSLDHNHSEASVENGQSQALKEHTKSQALLEHSHSEVSIENSQLQDSEEHSQPHGSLKHSQSEASIENHQSQDSIENRKSQASLEYSQPEASVLIRQSQVAEEHGKTEHLVEQSQTHNSEEHNRTLPSEEHSQTLASEEHSKSIPSEEHSLTILSEEHSHPLLSEEDRCSLLSEHSQRVPTEEHSQTLPSEEHSQSLPSEEHSPSLHSEKHSRSLPSKEHGQTLPSEEHRRSLPSEHSPSLPSEEHSHSFPSDKHSSLLPSGEHSQPSSSEEHSQTLHSEEHSQTVPSEKLCRSLPSEEHSQTVPLEENDDTEYKQKSMDVCTDCGESESLQTSESLLSKERSRKSLEKSDSLNLKKVDHSSSECHTGSDLASMPRFNMENSCNKQEFIETQPRGTPENCENENILFLEAPMNVLEDINRTMKNPVVADCPKECTIIPSVEESVIYSGISGPMEYTRPVSLTLVCFDMKTTVVDGCPRSPLDSPVESLAGLFENFYDKSPVSPTDICFELSDDLHMNCKQTARGVVNVMSDTCEEYTKSSEQFLPPGNLSYKHTRLNESINSKPFDLASKSELAVDVLSKVCSDPRTNSHSPLDYSQLNSRSEALVVTNEYSSDTNNNIKNITVDDQASSVHNTLPNSLIKYHSFTTNKKHLEEEVEHCKHDDILSVPTVLNSLATPFEAPEIKTAMDCKNDITKSSDLAACSNHRYVTQKQPCDWCGKEDCQLHWTAVEERAGRFKDNSRTAMLQTLTSLHKDNKYSTHEIVNANSSNIDIVVLNAPQTHLELVWEENKVPLNYSVKVADTHVLENMERRLVTPESTDLFCETSDCRNLRTQPLQPPNTDACFACCHMVPITNLEAIVESECSPESPFVTEDILEDHQRGSPLSEGGFDDEWSLCDNIPNRIFPHCPHDSNISAISRNARETKEANAVEKEPNAGETTSMIFNGIDNSDDHSGSSFVSQELISSTNNEEMEDSTQSPSRFTRSKRNHSGKGSVFSVFSRMPSFRKTKREQKGNNKADPEVEDSEDGHEREEVKPNITPSKTHPSFNKNPISQTSDHLIDIMKYGDYSKDDIFEKAFALNFQNKEKYAQCASQNVNQSAQHQNKDGEALNFKTFPMTDGLQQKRSKSTDNLNLRMKLAMAQKSLSSLFESKYPERDNQELPTQNEEVRTRQSWRKVKRPKDVEPYKRTISVPGTACDTSTHPNHSDCSFCSPQSRSRLHSSPGLRNVGHSEPQSFKSAPQKQFEDTAEKNCLDGGELHNAVSSDSDHVSLDGFEAGHNVENRSQSPVQPGVLTLANQPTWGRSVSYFEAADSPTRPLSPKPNSPGLRTHKRSFRYPSRSVASSLCSLGQGMSIEGLSDPPQKPKSLKPRTAQLTTAQSFDSEYLIEDSSSDNQSQSSLTSGSMNSKPEHVQQSAEPAVQSAERRQQGNACVLRVKRRGQGVAAPRPMSDLYGWTVSLQGIREVAGDPERKRESTKSRRRSCSYDTLTYTENIRKKNLNAQRSLRQINIPTSDKHEKVRTRLSLASPEQFPAVTLKDHFFSQSTPIGLDCLGWPHRVSSSESNLTAPAHQDNGQLALVITDGGQDKSGLADEVGSEDDLYNEFRSSSNRFGHPGGGGGEQLAINELISDGSVCAEALWDHVTMDDQELGFKAGDVIEVVDATNKEWWWGRVMDSEGWFPASFVRLRVNQDEPMDEYLAHLDGVTEGGGASLGGPLGPGLPCKEQMRANVINEIMSTERDYIKHLKDICEGYIKQCRKRTDMFTEEQLRTIFGNIDELYRFQKKFVKALEKKFNKDQPHLSEIGSCFLEHQTNFQIYSEYCNNHPNACVQLSKLMKIKKYVFFFEACRLLQKMIDISLDGFLLTPVQKICKYPLQLAELLKYTNPQHRDYKDVEAALNAMKNVARLINERKRRLENIDKIAQWQSSIEDWEGEDILSRSSDLIFSGDLTKISQPQAKGQQRMFFLFDHQLVFCKKDLLRRDILYYKGRLDMDQMEVVDVEDGKDKDFNVSVKNALKLCSPGGEEVHLLCAKKPEQKQRWLRAFTDEREQVQHDLETGFTITEVQKKQAMLNASKSHPTGKPKALALQHLLALRAPSLHPKTSKCLRFSEPPGPLSPRATLTSPLLPDALQSRQGQGVRVPPGVLRRAISWVSSQSREAIE from the exons GCCCCGGCATTAGAGGAATCTGGGAATGAAGTTTTGGAAGATGGGGAGTCTCTGCAGGAAGATTGTAATGAGCAACAGGATCATCAGGAACGGTCTGAGATGGTTCTTGAAGCAACACGTGACACAACAGAGGAATATTTTGAGACACATTCTTGGCACAGTGACACTTTCTCTGACCTCAGCCATGAAACTGAGGACTGCTGTTGGAAACCGCTCAGTTCTGAGGCCCACTCTTGCTCTGTGGGTTGTCTGGAATCACACTCTCCATGTTTCAAACTCTCTTCTTCCATTAGAGAAAGGGACCCTTCTTCAGCAGAAATGCATCAAACTGTCTTTGACAGTTCGCACAGGGCAGTGGATAGAAATAAATCACAGATTGAAAATAGTGAGATGATTCATGTTGGAGAGGATGACACTGGAAAGTCTGATGCTAAGGAGTGTGAGGACATTTACTGCAATTTGCCAGCAGGATCTGGACCTGATTCATTTGCAGATGACCTATCACACATAGCATCACCCCTGCTAGCATCAGAGGACTTATTAGAATCACAAATACTTGGTGTGCAAAGTTGGAATGAACCAATAATACCATTAATGGACAGTGGTGCAGTTCATTCTCCTGTTGGTGACTCTGCTGATGGAAAATCTCAAAGTGATCAAATAAGCATAAATAAGACTCTGTCAGATCATAAAGTGCCACAGTTAATGACCTCAAACAAGAACAATTTACAGCTTAAAGATAATGACACTATAAAGTTGACCTATAATGGCACAGCAGTGGAAGATTCagacacaaaacaactgaaCGGACATGAGCCAAATCTCCAAAACAGTGAAATGAGTTTAACTGTGGCCCAACTTCCTTCTGTAGACACAACTCTTTCTGAATCAACTGAAGCTACTGAAGAGACCGCTGAGAAGTCAGTAGAACACAATGGAATACAGTCACAGGTTTCAATGGAGCACCACCAAGCAGAAGCCACACTACATCAAAGTCAGCCAGAGGATTCAAAAAGACACACTCATCCGCAGGTTTCAGCAGAGCATCAAAAAGCACAAGATTTAAATgaacacagccaatcagagggcTCACCAGagcacagccaatcagagactTTAGTAGAAAACTGCCCGTCACaggattttattgaaaacagcCGAACAGAAACATTAGTAGAACACTGCCAATCACTTGAATTAATGAAATACTTTCAATCAGAGGCCACAGAAGATATCAGTCAATCACAGCCTTCACTAGAACAAAGCCAGTCAGAGACCTCAGTAGAAAACAGTCAATCACAGGATTCAAAAGAACACAGCCAATCACAGAGTTCACTAGAACACAGTCAATCACAGAGTTCACTAGAACACAGTCAATCACAGTGTTCACTAGAACACAGTCATTCAGAGGCCTCGGTAGAAAACAGTCAATCACCGGATTCAAAAGAACACAGCCAATCACAGAGTTCACTAGAACATAGTCAATCACAGAGTTCACTAGAACACAGTCAATCACAGTGTTCACTGGAACACAGTCATTCAGAGGCCTCGGTAGAAAACAGTCAATCACCGGATTCAAAAGAACACAGCCAATCACAGAGTTCACTAGAACACAGCCAATCACAGGGTTCACTAGAACATAGTCATTCAGAGGCCTCAGTAAAAAACAGTCAATCACAGGATTCAAAAGAACACAGTCAACCACAGGGTTCACTAGAACACAGGCATTCAGAGGACACGGTAGAAAGCAGCCAATCACAGGTTACActtgaacaaagacattcagaGCCCCCAGAAGAAAACAGTCAATCACAGGCTTTACTAGAACGCAGCCAACCACAGTCTTCACTAGAACACAATCATTCAGAGGCCTCAGTAGAAAACTGTCAATCACAGGCTTTAAAAGAGCACActaaatcacaggcttcactaGAACACAGTTATTCAGAGGACACGGTAGAAAGCAGCCAATCACAGGCTACACTTGAACACGGTCATTCAGAGGCCTCAGAAGAAAACAGTCAATCACAGGATTCAAAATACCACAGTCAACCACACGGTTCACTTGAACACAGACATTCAGAGCCCCCAGAAGAAAACAGTCAATCACAGTCTTTACTAGAACTCAGCCAACCACAGTCTTCACTAGAACACAATCATTCAGAGGCCTCAGTAGAAAACTGTCAATCACAGGCTTTAAAAGAGCACActaaatcacaggcttcactaGAACACAGTCAATCAGAGGACACGGTAGAAAGCAGCCAATCACAGGCTTCACTAGAACACAGTCAGTCAGAGGACACGGTAGAAAGCAGCCAATCACAGGATTCAAAAGAACACGGTCATTCAGAGGCCTCAGTAAAAAACTGTCAATCACATGATTCAAAAGAACACAGTCAACCACAGGGTCCTCTAGAATACAGTTATTCAGAGGACACAGTAGAAAGCAGCCAATCACAGGCTTCACTAGAACACAGTCAGTCAGAGGACACGGTAGAAAACTGTCAATCACAGGTTTTAAAAGAGCACActaaatcacaggcttcactaGAACACAGTCATTCAGAGGACATGGTAGAAAGCAGCCAATCAAAGGCTACACTGGAACACGGTCATTCAGAGGCCTCAGAAGAAAACCGTCAATCACAGGATTCAAAAGAACACAGTCAACCACACGGTTCACTAGAACACAGGCATTCAGAGGAAACAGTAGAAAGCAGCCAATCACAGGCTACACTTGAACACAGACATTCAGAGGCCCCAGAAGAAAACTGTCAAGTAGAGTTTTTACTAGAACACAGCCAACCACAGTCTTCACTAGATCACAATCATTCAGAGGCCTCAGTAGAAAACGGTCAATCACAGGCTTTAAAAGAGCACACTAAATCACAGGCTTTACTAGAACACAGTCATTCAGAGGTCTCAATTGAAAACAGTCAATTACAGGATTCAGAAGAACACAGCCAACCACATGGTTCACTTAAACACAGTCAATCAGAGGCCTCAATAGAAAACCATCAATCACAGGATTcaatagaaaatagaaaatcacaggcttcactaGAATACAGCCAACCAGAGGCCTCGGTATTAATCAGACAATCACAGGTCGCAGAAGAACATGGCAAAACAGAGCATTTAGTAGAACAGAGCCAGACACATAATTCAGAAGAACACAACCGAACACTCCCCTCAGAAGAACACAGTCAAACACTCGCCTCAGAAGAACATAGTAAATCAATCCCCTCAGAAGAACACAGTCTGACAATCCTCTCAGAAGAACACAGCCACCCACTCCTTTCAGAAGAAGACAGGTGCTCCCTCCTCTCAGAACACAGCCAAAGAGTCCCCACAGAAGAACACAGCCAAACCCTCCCCTCAGAAGAACACAGTCAATCACTACCTTCAGAAGAACACAGTCCTTCACTCCACTCAGAAAAACACAGTCGATCGCTCCCCTCAAAAGAACATGGTCAAACACTCCCCTCAGAGGAACACAGACGATCACTTCCTTCAGAACACAGTCCATCACTCCCCTCAGAAGAACATAGTCACTCATTTCCATCAGATAAACACAGTAGCTTACTCCCCTCAGGGGAACACAGTCAGCCATCCTCCTCAGAAGAACACAGTCAAACACTCCACTCAGAAGAACATAGTCAAACAGTCCCCTCAGAAAAACTCTGTCGCTCACTCCCCTCAGAAGAACACAGTCAAACAGTCCCCTTAGAAGAAAATGACGACAcagaatataaacagaaaagCATGGATGTTTGCACTGACTGTGGGGAAAGTGAATCCTTACAAACATCAGAAAGTCTTTTATCAAAGGAAAGGAGTAGAAAAAGTCTAGAAAAGAGTGAtagtctaaatttaaaaaaagttgatcACTCAAGTAGTGAATGTCACACGGGCAGTGATTTAGCAAGCATGCCAAGATTTAATATGGAAAATTCTTGTAACAAACAAGAGTTTATTGAAACACAGCCTCGTGGTActcctgaaaattgtgaaaacGAAAATATACTATTTCTAGAGGCTCCCATGAATGTTTTAGAAGACATAAATAGAACCATGAAAAATCCTGTTGTTGCAGACTGTCCGAAAGAATGTACAATAATTCCTTCAGTTGAGGAGTCGGTAATTTACTCCGGTATTTCAGGGCCCATGGAATACACTAGGCCTGTGTCATTGACTTTAGTGTGTTTTGACATGAAGACCACTGTGGTTGATGGATGTCCAAGGAGTCCTCTAGACAGCCCAGTCGAGTCTCTGGCTGGTTTGTTTGAGAATTTTTATGACAAGTCTCCAGTTAGCCCCACAGACATTTGCTTTGAGCTCAGCGATGACCTTCACATGAACTGTAAACAAACAGCACGTGGCGTTGTAAATGTTATGTCTGACACATGTGAAGAGTACACAAAGAGCTCTGAACAATTTCTGCCACCTGGCAACCTGtcctacaaacacacaaggcTAAATGAATCAATTAACTCTAAACCGTTCGATCTTGCCAGTAAATCCGAGCTGGCTGTTGATGTTTTGTCTAAAGTGTGTTCTGATCCCCGCACAAATTCACACTCTCCTTTAGATTATTCCCAGTTGAACAGTAGAAGTGAGGCTTTGGTGGTAACAAATGAATACAGCTCagatacaaataataacattaagaaTATTACTGTAGATGACCAGGCATCAAGTGTACATAACACTTTACCTAATTCCTTGATAAAATACCACAGCTTTACtactaataaaaaacatttagaagaAGAAGTTGAACACTGTAAACATGATGACATTTTAAGTGTTCCCACTGTTTTAAACAGTCTCGCTACCCCATTTGAAGCACCTGAAATAAAGACGGCAATGGACTGTAAAAATGATATTACAAAATCGTCTGATCTGGCTGCATGTAGCAACCACAGATATGTTACACAAAAGCAGCCCTGTGACTGGTGTGGTAAGGAGGATTGTCAGTTGCACTGGACTGCAGTGGAGGAGAGAGCAGGAAGATTTAAGGACAACAGTCGAACGGCAATGTTACAAACCTTAACCTCCCTGCACAAAGATAACAAATACAGCACCCATGAAATTGTAAATGCAAACTCTTCAAACATTGATATTGTAGTTTTGAATGCGCCACAGACACATCTGGAGCTTGTCTGGGAAGAAAACAAGGTACCGTTAAACTACTCTGTTAAGGTTGCTGATACTCATGTGTTAGAAAACATGGAGAGAAGGCTTGTAACTCCTGAAAGTactgatttattttgtgaaacgTCTGATTGTAGAAATCTTCGTACACAGCCTTTGCAGCCACCCAACACAGATGCATGTTTTGCATGTTGTCACATGGTACCCATCACTAATTTAGAGGCCATTGTGGAGTCTGAATGTTCACCGGAGAGCCCCTTTGTGACGGAGGACATATTGGAGGATCATCAGAGGGGATCTCCATTATCAGAAGGTGGATTTGATGATGAGTGGAGCTTATGTGATAACATCCCAAACCGCATTTTTCCTCACTGCCCGCATGACAGCAACATTTCTGCCATAAGTAGAAATGCAAGGGAGACGAAAGAAGCAAATGCTGTTGAAAAAGAACCAAATGCTGGAGAGACAACGTCTATGATTTTTAATGGGATTGATAACAGTGATGACCATAGTGGTTCCAGTTTTGTATCACAAGAACTCATCTCTAGTACCAACAATGAGGAGATGGAGGACAGTACTCAGTCACCCTCTAGGTTCACGAGAAGTAAGAGAAATCACTCAGGGAAGGGATCCGTGTTCTCTGTATTCTCTAGAATGCCTTCGTTCCGCAAGACGAAAAGAGAGCAAAAGGGCAACAACAAGGCTGATCCAGAAGTTGAGGACTCTGAGGATGGACATGAGCGGGAGGAGGTAAAGCCCAATATAACACCTAGCAAGACCCACCCATCATTTAACAAGAACCCCATTTCTCAGACTTCAGATCATCTTATCGACATCATGAAGTATGGTGACTACTCCAAAGATGATATTTTTGAAAAGGCCTTTGCCTTAAATTTTCAAAATAAGGAGAAATATGCACAGTGTGCATCTCAAAATGTTAATCAGTCTGCCCAGCATCAGAACAAAGATGGGGAAGCACTGAATTTTAAAACTTTTCCTATGACTGACGGATTACAGCAAAAAAGAAGTAAAAGTACTGATAACTTAAACCTACGCATGAAGCTCGCAATGGCTCAGAAGTCCCTGTCCAGCCTGTTTGAGTCCAAATATCCTGAGAGGGACAACCAGGAGCTGCCTACACAGAATGAAGAGGTGAGAACCAGACAGTCCTGGAGGAAGGTGAAACGACCAAAAGACGTGGAACCGTACAAAAGAACAATATCTGTTCCTGGGACGGCCTGTGACACGTCCACACATCCGAACCACAGTGACTGTAGCTTCTGCTCTCCTCAGAGCAGGTCTAGACTTCACAGCTCACCTGGTTTGAGGAACGTGGGTCATTCTGAACCTCAGAGCTTTAAATCTGCACCACAGAAGCAGTTTGAAGATACAGCTGAGAAAAACTGTCTGGATGGAGGTGAGCTGCATAATGCTGTTTCCTCAGACTCTGACCATGTTTCTTTAGATGGCTTTGAGGCTGGGCACAATGTAGAGAATAGGTCACAGTCTCCCGTACAACCCGGTGTTCTCACACTTGCAAACCAGCCTACATGGGGCCGATCTGTGAGCTATTTCGAAGCTGCTGACTCTCCGACGAGGCCTTTGAGCCCCAAACCAAACAGTCCTGGGTTGAGGACACATAAGAGGAGTTTCCGTTACCCCTCAAGGTCTGTGGCTTCATCTTTGTGCTCGCTCGGTCAGGGAATGAGCATCGAGGGTCTCTCTGATCCTCCTCAAAAGCCAAAATCTCTGAAGCCAAGGACAGCACAGCTTACTACAGCCCAGTCATTTGATTCTGAGTACTTAATAGAAGACAGCAGTTCAGATAACCAATCTCAGTCCAGCCTGACATCAGGATCTATGAACAGTAAACCTGAG CATGTACAACAAAGTGCTGAGCCAGCTGTCCAGTCAGCAGAGAGAAGACAACAAGGGAACGCATGTGTGCTTCGAGTAAAGCGCAGAGGACAGGGTGTGGCAGCACCTAGACCCATGTCAGACCTGTACGGTTGGACGGTATCTCTTCAGGGCATCAGAGAGGTGGCAGGTGACccggagaggaagagagagtcAACGAAATCACGACGGCGTTCGTGCTCATATGACACACTGACGTATACGGAGAACATCCGTAAAAAGAATCTTAACGCACAGAGAAGTTTGCGCCAGATTAACATCCCAACATCTGACAAGCATGAGAAA GTTCGCACTAGACTCTCCCTCGCCTCTCCTGAACAGTTCCCCGCCGTCACTCTGAAAGATCACTTCTTCTCTCAGAGCACACCTATTGGACTAGACTGCTTGGGGTGGCCTCACCGTGTGTCATCTTCAG AATCCAATCTCACTGCACCAGCACATCAGGATAATGGACAGCTGG CGTTGGTGATAACTGATGGAGGACAGGATAAGTCTGGCCTCGCCGATGAGGTGGGGAGTGAAGATGATCTGTACAATGAGTTTCGCAGCTCCTCTAATCGTTTTGGACAcccaggaggaggaggaggagagcaGCTGGCGATAAATGAG CTGATCAGTGATGGCAGCGTGTGCGCGGAGGCTCTATGGGACCATGTCACCATGGACGACCAGGAGCTGGGGTTCAAGGCTGGGGATGTCATCGAAGTAGTGGACGCCACAAACAAGGAGTGGTGGTGGGGCCGGGTGATGGACAGCGAAGGCTGGTTCCCTGCCAGCTTTGTTCGG TTACGAGTGAACCAGGATGAGCCAATGGATGAGTATCTAGCCCATCTGGACGGGGTCACAGAGGGGGGTGGGGCCAGTTTAGGGGGACCCTTAGGACCCGGTCTGCCCTGCAAGGAGCAGATGAGAGCCAATGTTATCAATGAGATCATGAGCACAGAGAGGGATTACATCAAACACCTGAAAGACATCTGTGAG GGCTATATAAAACAGTGTCGGAAGAGGACAGACATGTTTACCGAAGAGCAACTGCGTACTATTTTCGGCAACATCGATGAGCTGTACCGCTTTCAAAAGAAGTTTGTCAAAGCCTTGGAGAAGAAGTTCAACAAAGACCAGCCACACCTCAGCGAGATAGGCTCGTGCTTCTTAGAGCAT CAAACAAACTTCCAGATCTACTCCGAGTATTGCAACAACCACCCCAACGCCTGCGTGCAGCTCTCCAAACTCATGAAGATCAAGAAGTATGTCTTCTTCTTTGAGGCCTGTCGCTTGCTGCAGAAGATGATTGACATTTCTCTAGACGGGTTCTTGCTTACTCCTGTGCAAAAGATCTGCAAGTACCCTCTACAGCTGGCTGAACTGCTCAAGTATACCAACCCACAACACAG AGATTATAAGGACGTGGAGGCTGCCTTAAACGCAATGAAGAATGTGGCCAGACTGATCAATGAGAGAAAGAGGCGTCTGGAGAACATTGACAAAATTGCTCAGTGGCAGAGCTCCATAGAGGACTGGGAG GGTGAAGACATATTGAGCAGAAGCTCTGACCTGATTTTCTCAGGAGACCTGACAAAGATCTCCCAGCCACAGGCCAAAGGCCAACAGCGCATGTTCTTCCTGTTTGACCACCAGTTGGTTTTCTGTAAAAAG GATCTGCTTCGGAGGGACATCCTTTATTACAAGGGTCGGTTAGACATGGATCAGATGGAAGTGGTAGATGTGGAAGATGGGAAAGATAAGGACTTTAATGTGAGTGTGAAGAATGCCTTGAAATTGTGCTCTCCCGGAGGAGAGGAGGTCCACCTCCTGTGTGCCAAGAAACCTGAGCAGAAGCAGCGCTGGTTGCGGGCCTTTACAGATGAACGGGAACAGGTCCAGCATGACCTCGAGACAG GTTTCACGATCACAGAGGTCCAAAAGAAGCAGGCGATGCTGAATGCATCtaaaagtcatccaacaggGAAACCTAAAG CATTAGCTTTACAGCACTTGCTGGCACTCAGAGCTCCTtcacttcacccaaaaacttCCAAGTGTCTGCGTTTTTCTGAACCTCCAGGACCTCTGTCTCCCAGGGCCACCTTAACTTCACCTCTCCTCCCTGATGCCCTGCAGAGCAGGCAGGGGCAGGGTGTTAGGGTGCCCCCTGGGGTCCTGCGCAGGGCGATATCCTGGGTGTCCTCTCAGAGTAGAGAGGCAATCGAGTAG